In Lolium perenne isolate Kyuss_39 chromosome 5, Kyuss_2.0, whole genome shotgun sequence, the sequence actcccagccattttctttatcAATGTTAGGATTTAATTAGTTTAATAATTAAAGGGATAATCCTCCCTATGTAATCTCTTGTGCGGTTGCTTCGGCAACCGTCACGGCTCTCCCACGATGTAGAAACCGTCCCCGACGGTTGATCCCGAAACGCCGCCTCCTGATATGTCGGTTTGTAAGGCGACGTTTCACCTTGTATAAATAGTTGTTCATCAATGGAATAAACACAGTTGATTCAATCATCGTCTCTCGCTCGATTCTCTCTCAATATCCTCTAACAAGTTATCAGCACGCTCTACATCTGAACGATTCCGACTCCGGCGAACTCGCCggaagaaacaagaacaagaagaaaaggTGAGAAAAAATGCCTGCAGGAGGCTTCATTGGTTTCCTCTTGCGTCTTCTTCGCCAGGAAAGTCGCCGGAGCCGCCTCGTCGCGCGCCGCCGCCATGGTGCTGGTGGACTTCGCCGCCATATGCAGCGCCTTCGACACCTCGGTGGCCGTCGCCAGGTCTTCCGCCGGAACGAGCGCCACCGCTACGGCTTCCGCTGGTACGGAGgtcgccgccatggccctcgTCGTGGTCGCAGAGGTGGTGATGGCGCAGGGCCATCAAACGCCCAAGCCATCCCACCCGCCCCACTGGTGATACCGGAGGCACAGCCGCCGCCGGCGTGGATTCTCGCCGGACCAGCAGTGCCCAACCTCTTCGCCGACGAGCAGATGGAACCGGAGAACGACGACATGGACGTCGACGACCCGGCCCTCGCCGCTCCGCCTCCGCCCCTGCCTTGCCCAGTGCACGGCTGGGCCTGCCCCAGGCTTGCACAGCAGGGGATCCACGTTGAGGAGGAGGCCGAACCTGAGGTGCCCGAGGCGTCGTCGCGTGCTGCGTCGCCGGACCTGCCGTCTCCAACTCCGGCGCACGAACTCGCGACCGCCGAGCCCGCCCAGTCGAGGCTCGATCCGCCTCTCCACGCGCCGGCAGCCGCGCGGGacgccgtcctcgacaacgacgcggGAGGCTCCGCCGCTGCTGCACCGCCTCCGCCACGCCGTCTCCGCTTCATCGTGCCTCGCGCCGTGCTCCAGGCGAGCCGCGCCGGCCGACGGTCGGGGGATTGGAGCCCGGCGAGGCTAGGCCTCTCCAACGGCCACTCCAACGGCGTCGCCCCGGGGACCCAGCTCCCTGGGGGATCCTCCGACGAGGATGAGGGCGGCCGGGGCATCAATCGCCGCCGGTGAGCGAAGCTGCAACGGCACCGGAGGGAGCCGCGCGGTCGCCGCTGTGCTGGGGCGCTTGGGCGGAGTTTCGTGGAGTCAAGCGCTCAGCCATGGACGATACGGGAGATGAATTGGGGATAAGGACGCAGTGGAATAGAAATATCTGTCCTCTGGTTTTTTCCCTTATCCTCTCGTATGGTCTAGACTAGAAGCGACCGCTCACTAACTCTTTGTCCATGTGCTTTGACTGATTATAATACTTTGTGTATTTCAGTTTTAGTTACCAGTAAATCTAGCAGTAGTTTTAACTCTGTTTTAGATTCTGTAAATTACAGCTTATTAGTTTCTGTAATTTAATTCAGTTAGAGTACTGTGTATTCCTGAAAATGTATGTGATGTAATATATTTCCGTGTGTGCACATGTTGAGATAAATTACGTCCATTATTTTGCAATTGAGatattaatttcttgcaaataagACAATCAATTCATCTTAATTGAGCTACTTTTGGTTCAATACGAGCAAGAATTGATAtgcgaaattcaaagtgatttcctCAAATTGATGTTTTGGGATCACAAGGTGGTGTGTAGATCTACTGCATTGCAGATTATCTTACACTACTAATTAAGCCTACATTTTGTCATGATTGACATTTTGATTGCTTAAAGTGCTCTTCCATACATTTTATTAAGTTATGACACAAGGTACTAGAAATATGAGTATCTACTGATTTTATCAGATTATACTCTCTAGTGCTGAGAGATGGACCCCGAAATTTTCTTTGGGAAGTATCTACAACGTGTCGTACTTAACAATTTGAAGTTCACACTAATGGTTTCAAGCCCACTTCTTGAAATCATCATTAATTTTGCAACATTCATTGCAACATAACCATGATGGTTTTTGGTTTACCAAGTGTAAATTAATAATCTCTGGTTTACCCATGTAggtaaccgatggatcgagaattTGAGGCACTCGCCCTCAATGGCCACAACTATCCTACTTGGGCCATGGACACGAAGATCGCTCTTGCATCTCGTGGGATAGTGCGTGCAATCCAGGCTGAGCAGGATCCACTGCCCGCGGGAGTCACGCCACTAACAGAAAAACAGAAGTATACCGCCTTATACATTATAAGGCACCATATTCACCCAGATCTCAAGTCTGAGTACTTGGAGGAGGAATCCCCTAGTACCCTGTTTCTGGCCCTCAAAACGAGGTATGAACAGCAGAAGGCAGTTGTCCTGCCAGAAGCACTCCATGATTGGACTCACCTCCGTCTTCAGGATTTCAAGTCCATCGGAGAGTACAATCACGAGGTTCATAAGATCAGTTCCAAGTTACGCTTTTGCGGGAAGGAACCTACTGATGCGGAGAAGATAGAGAAAACTTTGTCGACTATGCTCCCATCTGACAGAATCCTCCAGCAGCAGTACCGTGCTCGCAACTACCAAGTATATTCCGATCTTATTCATATCTTACTTCAGGCTGAAAAGCATGATGAGCTACTCGCTAAGAATGGCTCTCAGCGCCCGGTTGGTTCTCAACCTCTACCTGAAGTTCATATGAATGTCGCGAATGGACGAAAGTTCGATGGTGGTTTCAAAGGAAAGCCCTCGAACTTCAATGGTAAGCGAAAGCGCAACCGGAACAGGAAGCCCAGAAACTCAGACCGTGGGAAAGGCACCGCAAAGTCCAAGTTTGACAAATCTAAGATTTGCGACAAGTGTGGATGCTACACGCACCCCACTGACAAGTGCAAGACCCCAAAGCATCTGGCCATTCTGTACCAGCAATCCCATGAACGCAACGCACCTCGAGGGAAAAGGTTTGAAGCCAACTTCAACCTTCATCCAGATGGCATCGATGGAGCTGGCTGTTCGCAAGACGTTCCCTCGGGACCGAGCAACGCCGTTACTCTCCTTCCATCAGAGAACCCTA encodes:
- the LOC127299691 gene encoding uncharacterized protein, translated to MDREFEALALNGHNYPTWAMDTKIALASRGIVRAIQAEQDPLPAGVTPLTEKQKYTALYIIRHHIHPDLKSEYLEEESPSTLFLALKTRYEQQKAVVLPEALHDWTHLRLQDFKSIGEYNHEVHKISSKLRFCGKEPTDAEKIEKTLSTMLPSDRILQQQYRARNYQVYSDLIHILLQAEKHDELLAKNGSQRPVGSQPLPEVHMNVANGRKFDGGFKGKPSNFNGKRKRNRNRKPRNSDRGKGTAKSKFDKSKICDKCGCYTHPTDKCKTPKHLAILYQQSHERNAPRGKRFEANFNLHPDGIDGAGCSQDVPSGPSNAVTLLPSENPTGTEDMMVEYTSTDVFGDFD